The DNA segment GTCGTCGAGGAGCACGGCGTCCTCGGTGACGATGAGCGGCCCGCCCCGCCGCCTCTCGGCCGTCGGCAGCCGATCAGGTGTGATGGATCCAGCCACGATCCCGCCTCCCTCTGCAGTGATTCCTTCGTGCCGCGAAGTCGCAGCGAACGGCCGCTGACTTCTCGTTGGGAATCACCGTGCAGAGATCCGGGAAATTAAGTGGATCTTGCTCGAAAACTGTGGACAACTCACCGGTTGTGAATATCTCCGCCACCCTTATCGGTGACTTCCGGAGAGGAGTGCAACGACTACACAGTGTTACGCGTATCCAGTGTTGAGGACCATGACAGCCGACCGGGGGAGAGTGCCGCGGATGATCACCGAACCGCCACCGAAGCAGAGGGCACGCCCGAAAACGTGTCCGGACATGCGACGACCCCAGCCGGGGGGGAGAGCTGGGGTCGTCCCCACGTCCGACTCGGGGGGGGAGGAGCCGGACGGGGATAACACGGTCGCGAACGATCCGTGACTTCCATGGTGTACCCGAGAGCCTTCTCAGGCAAACCCACGCGCCGCCGCGTAAGCCGAATGGCGGGCACCTATGCTCTGAGTCGTGGAAAACCACTCGTCGCCCCGTACCGCTGCCTTCTTTGACCTCGACAAGACAGTCATCGCCAAGTCGTCGACGCTGACCTTCAGCAAGTCCTTCCATCAAGGCGGCCTGATCAACCGCAGGGCCGTACTGCGCACCGCGTACGCCCAGTTCGTATTCCTGGCAGGTGGCGCAGACCACGACCAGATGGAGCGGATGCGCGAGTATCTCTCCGTCCTGTGCAAGGGCTGGAACGTGCGACAGGTCAAGCAGATCGTCGCCGAGACCCTGCACGATCTGATCGACCCGATCATTTACGACGAGGCCGCTTCCCTCATCGAGGAACACCACACCGCCGGGCGCGATGTGGTGATCGTCTCCACCTCGGGCGCCGAGGTGGTCGAGCCGATCGGCGAGCTCCTCGGCGCCGACCGGGTGGTCGCCACCCGCATGGTGGTGGGCGCCGACGGGTGCTTCACCGGTGAGGTGGAGTACTACGCCTACGGCCCCACCAAGGCCGAGGCCGTGAAGGAGCTCGCCGCCTCCGAGGGGTACGACCTGGCGCGCTGCTACGCGTACAGCGACTCGGTGACCGATGTGCCCATGCTGGAGTCGGTCGGCCACCCCCACGCCGTCAACCCGGACCGGGCGCTGCGCCGAGAAGCGGGCGCCCGTGACTGGCCGATTCTCGTCTTCAACCGGCCGGTGCGACTGAAGCAGCGACTGCCCGCCCTGCGCATGCCGCCGCGGCCCGCACTGGTCGCGGCTGCCGCAGTCGGCGCCGCGGCAGCCACAGCCGGCCTCGTCTGGTACGTGAACAGGGGCGGCCGCGGCGGCGCCCGAGGTGGGCCTTATGTCCGGGTTTGATGCCAAAAGCAAAAGAAGTGGAGCAAGGGGTTCCCCTGTCCCCGCGAAGAGGAGTACAAAGGAATCAACGGCCCGCGAGACCAAGGCCATCCGAGAGGATCACCTGATACCGCAGAAGGCCCCACGGACCGAGCACGAAAACTGAGTACCCACGCGACGTCGACCCGTCGATTACGGGCCAGCCGCACCAGGTGACGGGCGAAGCTCCCGGCCTGATGGGCAATTATTCGAGGACGCTTGGTAACCCGGTGGACGTGTCAGCGGCGGCACCTGTCGGTGCCGCCGCATTTTCTTGGAGCGAGCCGGAACCGCCCACCGGCAGTCGGCCCCCGTACCCTGCACCCCGTTCCGTCCCAGCAGGTGCCGGCTAGGCCGCCCCGCGCTGAAGCGCCTCGCACACGGCTGTCGACTCCCGGACGCCCAGCTCGACCGCGCGACCACAGTGCACGATCCACGCGGCCATGCCCTCCGGGGTCCCCGACGCGTAACCGTCCAGCGCCGCCACGTACGCCGCGCGTCCCAGCTCCGCGTGGCCGACCTCCGCAGGGCAGACGGACTTGGGGTCGAGGCCGCTGTTGATCAGCACGACCCGCTCAGCGGCCCGCGCGACCAGGCCGTTGTACGAAGTGAAGGGGCGCAGCGCGAGCAGTTCACCGTGCACCACGGCCGCGGTCACCAGCGCCGGAGCCGCGCTGCCAGCGATGACCAGCTGCGAAAGGCCCTCAAGCCGGGCGGACACCTCGTCGGCCCCCGGCAGCGGAAGCTCGATCAACGGCTCGTCAGCCTGCTCTCCCGCCAGCCGGGGCCGGCCGACCGCGTCGCCGGAATCCGCAGCCGCCACCAGATGCAGCCGCGCCAGCACGCGCAGCGGTGACTGCCGCCAGATGGAGAGCAGTTGACCCGCCTCGGCGGACAGCCGCAGCGCCGCACCGACGGTGAGTGCCTCCGGGTCGCCACCGAAGTCGGTCCGCCGGCGCACCTCCTCCAGCGCCCAGTCCGCGCCCGACAGCGCCGCCGACCCGCGTGCGGCACGCAGTGCGGCCTCGCCGGTGACTTCGGTGCTGCGCCGCCGCATGACGCGGTGCCCGTAGACCCGGTCGACGGCTTTACGCACGGAGTCGACAGCGGCACCGACACCCGGCAGCTGGCCCAGTGCGGCAAGAGGATCTGAGTGATCTGGAGGAGTCACCGGGGCTCCGGCGGCCGCCTTCCGGGAGAACGCAGTCATAAAAAGCGAGGCTACGCGTCCCTGGCACCCGCCCCACCTTGGAGTGGTCTTCTTCACTCACCGCACCCACGCACCGCATTCACCCCACTACCCTTTGTGAACATGAAGATCGCTTTCGTAGGGAAGGGCGGCAGCGGCAAGACCACGCTGTCCTCTCTCTTCATCCGCCACCTGACCGCCAACGAGGCACCCGTCCTCGCTGTGGACGCCGACATCAACCAGCACCTCGGTGCCGCACTCGGTCTCGACGACGCGGAGTGCGCCGCGCTGCCCGCGATGGGCGCGCACCTCCCGCTGATCAAGGAGTATCTCCGCGGCTCCAACCCGCGGATCGCCTCCGCCGAGACGATGATCAAAACGACTCCGCCGGGCGCCGGCTCCCGGCTGCTCCGGATCCGCGAGGACAATCCGGTGTACGACGCGTGCGCCCGTCCCGTCACGCTGGACGACGGCGAAATCAGGCTGATGGCGACGGGGCCGTTCACCGAGTCTGATCTCGGCGTCTCCTGCTACCACTCCAAGGTGGGCGCGGTCGAGCTCTGCCTGAACCATCTCGTCGACGGACCGGAGGAGTTCGTCGTGGTCGACATGACAGCCGGTTCGGACTCTTTCGCCTCCGGCATGTTCACCCGATTCGACATGACGTTCCTGGTGGCCGAGCCGACCCGCAAGGGGATCTCCGTCTACCGGCAGTACAAGGATTACGCCCGGGACTTCGGCGTCGCGCTGAAGGTGGTCGGCAACAAGGTGCGCGACGAGGACGATCTGGAGTTCCTGCGCGCCGAGGCAGGTGACGACCTGCTCGTCACCGTCGGCCACTCCG comes from the Streptomyces sp. NBC_01471 genome and includes:
- a CDS encoding HAD family hydrolase, with the protein product MENHSSPRTAAFFDLDKTVIAKSSTLTFSKSFHQGGLINRRAVLRTAYAQFVFLAGGADHDQMERMREYLSVLCKGWNVRQVKQIVAETLHDLIDPIIYDEAASLIEEHHTAGRDVVIVSTSGAEVVEPIGELLGADRVVATRMVVGADGCFTGEVEYYAYGPTKAEAVKELAASEGYDLARCYAYSDSVTDVPMLESVGHPHAVNPDRALRREAGARDWPILVFNRPVRLKQRLPALRMPPRPALVAAAAVGAAAATAGLVWYVNRGGRGGARGGPYVRV
- a CDS encoding oxidoreductase — encoded protein: MTAFSRKAAAGAPVTPPDHSDPLAALGQLPGVGAAVDSVRKAVDRVYGHRVMRRRSTEVTGEAALRAARGSAALSGADWALEEVRRRTDFGGDPEALTVGAALRLSAEAGQLLSIWRQSPLRVLARLHLVAAADSGDAVGRPRLAGEQADEPLIELPLPGADEVSARLEGLSQLVIAGSAAPALVTAAVVHGELLALRPFTSYNGLVARAAERVVLINSGLDPKSVCPAEVGHAELGRAAYVAALDGYASGTPEGMAAWIVHCGRAVELGVRESTAVCEALQRGAA
- a CDS encoding ATP-binding protein; its protein translation is MKIAFVGKGGSGKTTLSSLFIRHLTANEAPVLAVDADINQHLGAALGLDDAECAALPAMGAHLPLIKEYLRGSNPRIASAETMIKTTPPGAGSRLLRIREDNPVYDACARPVTLDDGEIRLMATGPFTESDLGVSCYHSKVGAVELCLNHLVDGPEEFVVVDMTAGSDSFASGMFTRFDMTFLVAEPTRKGISVYRQYKDYARDFGVALKVVGNKVRDEDDLEFLRAEAGDDLLVTVGHSDWVRAMEKGRPPRFEMLEAGNRLALQSLQNAAEDSYAHRDWERYTRQMVHFHLKNAESWGNERTGADLASQVDPAFVLSERYAEVSTAS